The following are encoded in a window of bacterium genomic DNA:
- the phnE gene encoding phosphonate ABC transporter, permease protein PhnE, producing MAGLVEPGRWKIWAGVGVFAVVFIWSARGVEASLFRFIEGLPLLARIVALMLVPDWSWAGRSLLGMVVSVQVALLGTTIGMLLAFPLAFLASRNISPHAASSYLGKQVLNLIRTFPEIILAVFFVAAYGPGALAGMMAIGLHSTGSLGKLYAEVVETIDPGPLEALRAAGADRAKVFWYAVMPQVLPEFLALSLYRFEINARAATVLGLVGAGGIGTIMVQALQFRRWEIVGMALMVIIVVVTLIDTASAALRRRLV from the coding sequence ATGGCGGGATTGGTTGAGCCGGGGCGGTGGAAGATTTGGGCCGGCGTCGGGGTGTTCGCCGTCGTGTTCATCTGGTCGGCTCGGGGCGTGGAGGCCAGCCTGTTCCGGTTCATCGAGGGCCTGCCGCTGCTGGCGCGCATCGTGGCGCTGATGCTCGTTCCGGACTGGTCCTGGGCCGGCCGTTCGTTGTTGGGCATGGTGGTTTCGGTGCAGGTCGCGCTGCTGGGCACCACCATCGGCATGCTGCTGGCTTTCCCGCTGGCGTTCCTGGCATCGCGGAACATCAGCCCCCATGCCGCATCGAGCTACCTGGGCAAGCAGGTGCTCAACTTGATCCGCACCTTCCCTGAGATCATCCTGGCCGTTTTCTTCGTCGCCGCCTACGGTCCGGGCGCACTGGCAGGGATGATGGCGATCGGGCTGCACTCCACCGGCAGTCTGGGCAAGTTGTACGCAGAGGTGGTTGAGACGATAGACCCGGGCCCGCTGGAAGCCCTCCGGGCCGCCGGGGCCGACCGAGCCAAGGTTTTCTGGTACGCGGTCATGCCCCAGGTCCTGCCGGAGTTCCTGGCGCTGTCGCTCTACCGGTTTGAGATCAACGCGCGCGCCGCGACCGTCCTGGGACTGGTGGGGGCCGGCGGGATCGGCACGATTATGGTTCAGGCCCTGCAGTTCCGGCGATGGGAAATCGTCGGGATGGCCCTGATGGTGATCATCGTGGTCGTGACGCTGATTGACACGGCCAGCGCTGCCCTGCGGCGGCGGCTGGTCTGA
- the phnE gene encoding phosphonate ABC transporter, permease protein PhnE — translation MGIGASPRVVWEGLPSFYKLMGDLFPPNWAVLPVLVRPAVQTLQMALVGTTQGALLSVPLILLASRNVTRQAWLYYGARGILNLLRTVPELLYAAILVAAVGIGPFAGILALTIFSVAIIAKLTSESLEAIDPGPMEALEAAGANRLKMVRYAVVPQILPAYLSYTLFVFEINVRVSFVLGLVGAGGIGQLLLTALNLFRYQSATVIILVTLAAVVTIDAISVRVRQALV, via the coding sequence GTGGGGATCGGCGCCTCCCCCCGAGTTGTCTGGGAGGGGCTGCCGAGTTTCTACAAGCTCATGGGCGATCTGTTCCCGCCCAACTGGGCCGTGCTCCCCGTCTTGGTTCGGCCCGCGGTGCAGACGCTCCAGATGGCTCTGGTGGGTACCACCCAGGGCGCGCTGCTCTCCGTGCCGCTGATCCTGCTCGCCTCGCGGAACGTTACCCGCCAGGCCTGGCTCTACTACGGCGCGCGGGGGATCTTGAACCTGCTGCGCACGGTCCCGGAGTTGCTGTACGCGGCGATCCTGGTGGCCGCGGTGGGCATCGGCCCGTTCGCCGGCATCCTGGCCCTGACGATATTCTCCGTGGCGATCATCGCGAAGCTGACCAGCGAGAGCCTGGAAGCCATTGACCCGGGGCCGATGGAGGCCCTGGAGGCCGCTGGGGCCAACCGTCTGAAGATGGTGCGCTACGCGGTTGTTCCGCAGATCTTGCCGGCCTACTTGAGCTACACCCTGTTCGTTTTCGAGATAAACGTGCGCGTTTCGTTCGTGCTGGGCCTGGTGGGCGCCGGAGGAATCGGGCAGCTTCTCTTGACCGCGCTCAACCTCTTTCGGTATCAGAGCGCCACGGTGATCATTCTGGTCACGCTTGCGGCCGTCGTCACGATTGACGCCATCAGCGTGCGCGTCCGGCAGGCCCTCGTGTGA